A portion of the Paenibacillus hamazuiensis genome contains these proteins:
- a CDS encoding carbohydrate ABC transporter permease, translating to MRTRQTAIVRPAARTRSYAQAVKHVLIIAFGLLMMYPVLWLLSSSFKPNDLIFTDTSLWPKTFTLSNYANGWKGLQGVSFGRFFANSLQISVLSVLGNVITCSLAAFAFARLEFRLKRLWFSMMLVTIMLPYHVTLVPQYVLYNKFEWINTYLPLIVPKWLAHDSFFILLMVQFIRGLPKELDESATIDGCGHGQIYLRIVLPMLVPALITTSIFTFIWTWDDFFSQMIYLNNIKLFTVQLGIRSLFDPSGQSDWGALLAMSVLSLAPIMVIFLSFQKYFVDGIATTGLK from the coding sequence ATGCGGACAAGGCAGACGGCAATCGTACGTCCCGCTGCCAGGACGCGTTCATACGCTCAGGCGGTCAAGCATGTTCTCATTATCGCTTTCGGGCTGCTGATGATGTATCCGGTGCTATGGCTGCTCAGCAGCTCGTTTAAGCCGAACGATCTGATCTTCACCGACACGAGCCTTTGGCCGAAAACGTTCACGCTGAGCAATTACGCCAACGGCTGGAAAGGGCTGCAGGGCGTCTCGTTCGGCCGTTTTTTCGCCAATTCGCTGCAAATTTCCGTGTTGTCCGTGCTCGGCAACGTCATTACCTGCTCGCTTGCGGCATTCGCTTTCGCCCGGCTCGAGTTTCGCTTGAAACGGCTCTGGTTCAGCATGATGCTGGTGACGATCATGCTTCCGTATCACGTCACCCTCGTGCCGCAGTACGTGCTCTACAACAAATTCGAATGGATCAACACATATTTGCCCTTGATCGTTCCGAAGTGGCTTGCCCACGATTCGTTTTTCATCCTGCTGATGGTTCAATTCATCCGCGGCCTCCCGAAGGAACTTGATGAGAGCGCCACCATCGACGGCTGCGGACACGGGCAAATTTATTTGCGGATCGTACTGCCGATGCTCGTACCGGCGCTCATCACCACTTCGATTTTCACGTTCATCTGGACATGGGATGACTTTTTCAGCCAGATGATCTATTTGAATAACATCAAGCTGTTTACGGTGCAGCTAGGCATCCGTTCGCTTTTCGACCCGTCCGGGCAGTCGGATTGGGGGGCGCTGCTGGCGATGTCCGTTTTGTCGCTCGCGCCGATCATGGTGATTTTCCTGTCATTTCAAAAATATTTCGTCGACGGCATTGCGACAACCGGACTGAAGTGA
- a CDS encoding ABC transporter substrate-binding protein gives MKKRSWLAALTMLTVVTSACAGGGTAGTTGGAGAAAPKAGDNGGGKAAPVELRIMWWGDQKRADITNQALRKFEEKNPGIKVVGEFAPSSGYFDKLNTQLASGTAPDVFFLGGNVVDYANKGVLLDLGPYVGKELDLSDMDKGMVEYGTFKGKLLHISAGANARGIIVNTELFNKAGLPVPQDGWTWDDFAKTSKEIADKLGKGYFGTYDFTVDGMDISLKQRGKQLYDMEGGKLGFEQKDAEEWFLYWDKMRKDGGVVTPELQVSNPPSDTSKSLIVTGKAAMGLTASNQLVAHQNLTKDKLTLVQVPRGPKGTGVVFESSQGLSGYAKTKHPKEVAMLMNYWINDPDAAKILGNDRGVPVTSKNRDLLKKDAGPVDQIIYDYTSSVSEATKKEPVKVSYNPPGFTEYSKLAETTVQEIGFGKKDVKKGVEDFYNGTVKIFNNNK, from the coding sequence ATGAAAAAACGATCTTGGCTGGCGGCATTAACTATGCTGACCGTTGTCACATCGGCCTGCGCCGGCGGAGGCACGGCGGGAACGACAGGCGGTGCGGGGGCGGCGGCGCCGAAAGCGGGGGATAACGGCGGCGGCAAAGCCGCTCCGGTCGAGCTGCGCATTATGTGGTGGGGCGACCAGAAGCGGGCGGACATCACCAACCAGGCGCTGCGCAAGTTTGAGGAGAAAAACCCGGGCATCAAGGTTGTCGGCGAATTCGCACCGAGCTCCGGCTACTTCGACAAGCTGAACACGCAGCTTGCGTCCGGCACGGCACCCGATGTTTTCTTCCTCGGCGGCAATGTCGTCGATTATGCCAACAAAGGCGTGCTGCTCGATCTCGGCCCCTATGTCGGCAAAGAGCTGGATCTGTCCGATATGGACAAGGGGATGGTCGAATACGGTACGTTCAAAGGCAAGCTGCTTCACATCTCGGCGGGAGCCAATGCGCGCGGCATCATCGTCAATACGGAGCTGTTTAACAAAGCGGGGCTTCCCGTGCCCCAGGACGGCTGGACGTGGGACGATTTTGCCAAAACAAGCAAGGAGATTGCCGACAAGCTCGGCAAAGGGTACTTCGGCACGTACGATTTTACGGTGGACGGCATGGACATTTCGCTCAAGCAAAGAGGCAAGCAGCTTTACGACATGGAGGGCGGCAAGCTTGGCTTCGAGCAGAAGGACGCAGAGGAATGGTTCCTGTATTGGGATAAAATGCGCAAGGACGGCGGCGTCGTCACGCCGGAGCTGCAGGTGTCGAACCCGCCTAGCGATACGAGCAAGTCGCTGATTGTCACCGGCAAAGCGGCGATGGGTCTGACCGCCTCCAACCAGCTCGTCGCTCACCAAAACCTGACCAAGGACAAATTGACGCTCGTTCAGGTTCCGCGCGGCCCGAAAGGGACCGGCGTCGTGTTCGAGTCGAGCCAAGGCTTGTCCGGTTACGCCAAAACGAAGCATCCGAAGGAAGTGGCGATGCTGATGAACTACTGGATCAACGACCCGGATGCGGCGAAAATTTTGGGCAACGACCGCGGCGTTCCGGTCACCTCGAAAAATCGCGATCTGCTCAAAAAAGACGCCGGACCTGTCGACCAAATCATCTACGATTATACGAGCAGCGTATCGGAAGCGACGAAAAAGGAGCCGGTCAAGGTCAGCTACAACCCTCCGGGTTTCACCGAATACTCCAAGTTGGCGGAGACGACGGTCCAGGAGATCGGCTTCGGCAAAAAAGACGTGAAGAAAGGCGTCGAAGATTTTTACAACGGTACGGTCAAAATATTCAACAATAATAAGTAA